GAACAAGCGCTGCAAGACAAACTCGAAGCCATCTTCAAGTAGCCTGCAGTCAACGCATAAAGAAAGCCCCGTACAGCGATGTACGGGGCTTTGCTATTGTCGGATTCGTTTAATTGAACATCACTTCATCCACGAACGCCCAGCCGCGGTTCCCCTTGCCAGGGTGCCACTGCGGCAGCTTCGCGATGGGTTTTACCACGATCTTCAGGCAGGAAACCTGTGTTTCAGGGAAACTGCAATCATACGTGATAGTGCTGTTGGGCTCGCCTTTCTGCCCCGGCGGCGGCGAGAGTTTCTTCAGCAGGCGGAGGTGCTTCGCGTCGGTTCCGCCCCAGACTTCAATCTGTTCCGGCGGGAAGATGTACGCATCCAGGTGCCGGAATGTACTGAAAGAAACCTGTTTCAAAGGTACCGCTTCAGCAAAGAGCACCACCGCATCCATGGGACGGCTGTTGAAACCGAGCCATTTCCCGTTGCCGTAGTTGAAATCTCCCTTCTTTTCGTCCATCAGCGTTTTGGCGCCTTCGCCAACATACTGTCCTTCCGGGAAACTGGTCAGCGCCATGCTATCTGGCCGGTAAGTGGATTGGCTGAAGGAATATTGCACCGGATCGCTGGCGTACCAGCCTTTCTTGCAGGCGATGGCGCGGACGACGGTGCTTTGAGTGAGCAGGAGGCTATCTCCAAACACGGGTGATTGCAGGGAATCCGGCGCGGAACCATCCGTTGTATAGCGGATCTCAACGCCTTTCACCGGGTGTTTCAGCACCAGTTGCATGTTTTTCCCGAAAACTGAATTGGTATTGACGAGCGTGGGCTGGTTGAGTTTGAGCCGCTCGCTGTTTTCGTTGTCGAAACCTTTCACGACCGCCACCTGCGGGAACGCGGCCTGCGCCTTTTGCATGTCTTCGGCGGTGAGCGCGGTGTTCCAGACGTAGAGCTTTTTCAGTGCGGGCGCTTTTTTGAGGGCTAGCAGGTGCTCCAGGGTAACGGGCGCGCCGGAAACGGAAAGGCTTTCCAGGTGCGGGAGTTTTGCCAGTGCGCCGAGCGTTTTGCCGGTTACCTGGGTGAAGCTCAGGTTGAGGACGCGGAGCTCTTTGAATTGCGCCAGCACTTCCAGGTCCGCATCGGTGACGGGCATTTTCTGCAGGTGTATTTCCGTGAGCTGGGCCTTTACCGGCAGCAGTTCTTTCACGGAGGCGATATCGAATTTGTCTTTATTGTACCAGTTGGCCACGAGCGGCGCGGCGTTGAGCGCCACGGGGTACAGCACGCGGTAATTGTTGTTGAGTTTGGCGATGAGGGATTCGTCTGCATGTGGCAACTGCGCGAGGCTGTTATCCGTTCCTGCGGGTTGCAGGCGGGCGGCGGCGAGGAGGCGGAGGGTATCCTGCGCGGGGAGGGCTTTCACCATTCCTTTGAAATCCGCGCCTTGTTGGATCCAGTGATGGAGGATGGCGATCTCGTCGTCCGTCAGCTGGGGTTTGCCGGCCGGCGGCATGTGTTTTTTGTCTGCTTCCGGAAGATGCAGACGCAGCATTAGCAGGCTCGCCGCGGGATCGCCGGGGATGAACAGCTTGCCGTTCTTTCCACCTGAAAGCATTTTATCTTCCGCTTTCATATCCAGCCCCCCTTTTGCTTTGGAAGGGTTGTGGCAGCTCATGCATTTTTCTTCCAGGATCGGCCTAACCACATGCGCGAACAGTTCCGCCTGTTCCAGCGGCACCTGCGGGGCCTGGTAGGCCGGTGTTACGGGCGCCAGTACGAAATTTTCCCCGTGGGTGACCACTGCACCGAAGTGCCCCGTTATCATCAATAGCGCCACCATGGCGACGGATAGCGTTTTTGGCACCCAGATCTTTATCGAATCGCGGAGCCAGTAGCAGGCCGAAGCGGTCCACAGCAACAACGCTCCGCCCCATTTATGCCAGAACAGCGCGCCATCGGCCGGGTATCCTTCTTCGCGCGACAGGAACAAACCCATCATCACGGTCACAGCCGTGCTGAGCGCGCCCAGTAAAAGGAGCCCCGCCGTCAGCTGGTCTTTCCACCGCGCCGCCTCAGGTTCGCGCAGCCGGATGAACGGGAGCACCGCCCCCAGCATCAGCAACACGATCGGGAAATGCAGCACCAGCGGGTGCATGCGCCCCGCCACCTGGAGCCAGGAAGGAACGGCGAGGCGGTCGCCGGCGAGCAGTAAAACCAGCACGAATATATTACAGGCGAAAAGCAATCTTCCGCCCAGGTATTGCCATTTAATTTGCGGTTGTTTCATCAGACCCTGCCGAGTTTATAGGGATACGCCTTGCCCGAAGCCCATTGCGCTACGTAAATGTTTTCATCGTCGTCTACACACACGTCATGCGGATGTATGAAGATCTTCTCCGCCTGCTGCATCCGCTGCAAACGGCCATCGGCATACTTCGGTTCCGTTCCGCCGATATTCGATACCACTTTGTTGTCTTTATCCAGGATCGTCACGAAGCCGCTGCCTTCCAGGTTCATATCGGGCGAGCGGAGCACCGCCGCATAAAGGTTTTGCCCGCGGATCACCGGCCGGCAAACACATGCCCCTGGCAACTCGATCACTTCCAGCAATTCCCCGGCCATGCTGTACCGCTTGAAGCAGTTCCGCGTGCGGTCGGTAACGAGCAGTGTGGGCGTGCCTTTCCGGCGGTCTACCGTGATGCCGTGGGCGTTGTCCAGGTACGCAGTGCCTTCGCCGCGCCCGCCAAACACCGCCAGCAGCTTGCCGTTGCGGTCGAACCGGGAAATGAATTGCGCGCCATAGCCGTCTGCGATGTAAATGTCGCCGTTATCGGCCACCGTCGTTTCCGTGGGCACGAAAGCTTCTTTCTTCGTATACTTCCCGCTGTCCATCGGGCAATCGATCGTCAGTAATATCTTACCGTCGAGCGTGGTTTTGTAGACCTGGTGCTTGTCGGTGTCGGTAATGAGGAGAAATTCTTCCCCGCCTTCGCTGGCCAGCGACAGCCCATGCGCGCCGGGGAATTCGGTGCCCCAGCTTTTCAGCAGCTTACCGGACTTGTTGTATATAAGGACGTTGTTTTTCGTTTCGTTGGTCAGTAAAAAGATGCGGCCTTTTTTGTCCTGCACCATTTCGTGGCAATCTTTAACGGGAAAACGCGTTGCGTCCGCCGTGCTCCATTTCGTGTCGAGCGTGTACCGCATGCCGTTATGCCCGTAAACCGGGCCTTTCGTTTTAGCCAACAGATCGTGCGAGATGTAAAATCCTGCGGTGGCGAGCGCTGCTGCGCGAATAAATTTTCTTCTTTCCATATATTGATATTTAGGCCATCAGTCCGGGGAGTACTTGTCCCGCAACATCTGTAAGCCGGTAGCGGCGGCCCTGGTGTTTGAAGATGAGTTTTTCGTGATCGAGCCCCATGAGGTGCAATACGGTGGCATGGAAGTCGTGTACATGCACGGGATCTTTGACGATGTTGTACCCGAATTCGTCGGTTTCGCCGTATACGATGCCGGGTTTTACGCCGCCACCGGCCATCCAGATGGAAAAGCAGCGGGGGTGATGATCGCGCCCGTAGTTGTCGGCGGTCATCTTGCCCTGGCAGTAATTGGTGCGACCGAATTCACCGCCCCAGATCACCAGCGTTTCATCGAGCAGGCCGCGCTGCTTGAGGTCGGTGATGAGTGCCGCGGAAGCGCGGTCCACGTCTTTGGCCTGACCGGCCATTTCATTCGGCAGGTTACCGTGCTGGTCCCATCCCTGGTGGTACAGCTGGATGAAGCGGACCCCGCTTTCGGAGAGCTTCCGGGCCAGCAGGCAATTGGCGGCGAAAGTGCCGGGAACGAGGCACTCCGGGCCGTAAAGCTTGATGATGTCGTCCGGTTCCTTCGACAAATCGGTCAGTTCCGGCACCGCCGTTTGCATCCGGTACGCCATTTCATATTGCTGGATCTTGGTGCTGATTTCCGGGTCGCCGAACTCCTGGTACGACTGGTCGTTCAATGCCGCCAGCTGGTCAAGCATCTGCCGCCGGTTGGTGGAATCGATGCCGTTGGGGTTGTTGAGGTACAGCACGGGGTTGTCGCCGCTGCTGAACTGCACGCCCTGGTGGATGCTGTCGAGGAAGCCGTTGGTCCAGAGCTTGGAGTACACGCCTTGCCCGTTGCCTTTCCCGCGGGAAAGCAATACGCAAAAGGCCGGCAGGTTCTTGTTTTCGCTTCCCAGCCCATAACTCGCCCACGACCCGAAGCTCGCACGGTTGCCCTGCTGCGCGCCGGTCTGGAAGAACGTCAGCGCCGGATCGTGGTTGATGGCTTCCGTGAACATCGACCGCACGATGCAGATGTCGTCCACGATTTTAGCCGTGTGCGGGAAGAGGTCGCTCACCCAGGCGCGGGCCTCGCCGTATTGCTGGAAGTCGTAATAGGAGCCGACGAGGGGGAACGACGATTGTCCGGCCGTCATCCCCGTCAGCCGTTGCCCCATGCGGATGGAGGCGGGGAGTTCCTGGCCCATCATTTCGCGGAGCTTCGGTTTGTAGTCGAAGCTCTCGAGCTGCGAGGGCGCGCCATTTTGAAAGAGGTAGATCACCCGTTTGGCCTTCGGAGCGAAGTGCGGCACACCTGGCATGAACGCGGCCTCGCTTTCGCTGCTGCTACCGAAGAGGTCGGGGATGAGCAAAGATCCCAGCGCCACGCTTCCTACACCCAGGCTCAGGTTCGAGAGGAATTTGCGGCGGTTCATGTTGAGGTGGCGCTCTATGAATTCGTTTTTCATGATGCGATTATTTAGGCTGAACGGAGGATTCAGGTTTTGGATAACGTTTCTTCGAGGTTGTAGATGGTGGTAATGACCTGCATCATCGCCGCCCACGACGGTTTGTCAAGCCCCTCTGCCTGGGGGTACTCCCCATGTTGCAGGAGCTTCGCGGCTTCGGCGGGGCGCGACTTGAACCATGACTGCTGCTGCGCATAGTATTTGGCGAGCACATCCATTTCCTTCAGCGATGGCGTTCTGCAAACGATACTGCGGAAGGCCTGGCGGATATTTTTTTCCGCATCGCCGCCCTGTTGCAGTAATTTCCCCGCATACACGCGCGAGGCTTCCAGCACTGTGGGGTCGTTGAGCATGATGAGCGCCTGCAATGGCGTATTCGTAGCCGAGCGCTTTACTTCGCACTGGTCGCGGTTGCTGGCGTCGAACAGCATCATGGATGGCGGCGGCACCGTTCTTTTGATGAAGGTGTACAACCCGCGGCGGTACAAACTTTCGCCGTGATCCTGCCGGTAAGTGGCGAGCTGCCCCCTGCCGGAAGTAGCGAGTTCCCACAATCCTTCGGGCTGGTAAGGTTTCACGCTGGGCCCGCCGATGGTGTGCACGAGCAATCCGCTCGATTCCAGCACAAGGTCGCGCACCATTTCGGCCGGCAGCCGGAAACGCGGGCCGCGCGCCAGGTAGATATTATCCGGATCGGCTTCCAGCTTGTCTTTGGAGATGGTGGCAGATTGCCGGTAGGTTTGTGACATAACCATCTGTTTCATCAGTCTTTTCATATCCCAGCCATGATTCATGAAATCCACGGCGAGCCAGTCGAGCAACTGCGGGTGGCTGGGCAGGTCGCCCTGCATCCCGAAATCGCCCGTGCTTTTGACGATACCTTTGCCAAACACCTGCTGCCACATCTGGTTAACGAACACGCGGGCCGTCAGCGGGTTTTTAGGATCGAAGAGCCAGGAAGCCAGCCCCAGCCTGTTGGAAGGATAGGTGGCGTTGAACGGCATCACGGAAGCGGGTGTGCCGGGCTGCACTTCGATGGTGGGATTGTCGTACACGCCGCGCCCCAGCACAAAGGTTTTCCGGACTTCTTCCTGGTCGCCCATAACAGACACGATGAGCCGGTTGGTATCCTGCTGGTTAATGAATCGGAGCGTTCCGGCCAGGTCTTCTTTCGTGATTTCCATGTAGGGCTTCTTGGCGTACGTTTCCGGCCCGCCCACGGTGGATTCAAGCCCTACTTCCTTCACGTTGTTGAAGAAAGCGTACAGCTCGAAATATTCTTTCTGGGAGAAGGGGTCGTATTTATGATCGTGGCACTGGGCGCACTCCATGGTGATGCCGATGAGGCTTTTACTGAAGGTATTGGCGCGGTCGAGCACATACGACACGCGGTATTCCTCGTCGATAACGCCGCCTTCTTCGGTGATTTTATGATTCCGGTTGAAGCCCGAAGCCAGCAGCTGTTCGCGCCCGCCGTCCGGCATCATGTCGCCGGCGAGTTGCCAGGTAACGAAATCTTTGTAGGAGAGATTTTTATTGAAGGCGTAGATGACCCAGTCGCGCCAGGGCCACATGGTGCGGATGTTGTCGTCCTGGTACCCGTGGGAATCGGCGTAACGGGCAACGTCCATCCAGTGGATGGCCATTTTTTCGCCGTAGGCGCTGTCGGCCAGGAGCTCGTCTACCATTCGCTCATATCCTTTTTCGGTGGTGTCTTTGGCGAAGCGTTCCATGCGCGCGGCGGAGGGCGGGAGGCCGGTGAGATCGATGCTGAGGCGTTTGAGGAGCCGTTCGCGGTCGGCCTGCGGGTTGGGGGCGAGGCCTTTTTCTTCCATGCGGGCGAGCACGAAGCGGTCGATTTCATTGCGGGGCCATGATTCGTCGTCAACCGCGGGGAGGGCGGGGGAGGCGGGAGGAACGAACGCCCAGTGGGGTTTATATTTCGCGCCCTGTTTGATCCATTTTTCGATCATTTTGATTTCATGGGCGTTGAGCGCCATGTTGGATGTGGGCGGGGGCATGCGCAGGGAGCTGTCTTCGGTGGTGATGCGCAGGTACACGGCCGATGCCCTGGGGTTCCCGGGCACGAGGGCGTGCAGATCGGGCGATTCCTGCAGGGCTTTGTAGGCGCTGTCCGCAATGTCGAGCCGCAGTCCGGCTTCGCGCTTGTTGGCGTCGGGGCCGTGGCAGGCGAAACATTTGTCGGATAATA
Above is a genomic segment from Chitinophaga pollutisoli containing:
- a CDS encoding c-type cytochrome domain-containing protein codes for the protein MKQPQIKWQYLGGRLLFACNIFVLVLLLAGDRLAVPSWLQVAGRMHPLVLHFPIVLLMLGAVLPFIRLREPEAARWKDQLTAGLLLLGALSTAVTVMMGLFLSREEGYPADGALFWHKWGGALLLWTASACYWLRDSIKIWVPKTLSVAMVALLMITGHFGAVVTHGENFVLAPVTPAYQAPQVPLEQAELFAHVVRPILEEKCMSCHNPSKAKGGLDMKAEDKMLSGGKNGKLFIPGDPAASLLMLRLHLPEADKKHMPPAGKPQLTDDEIAILHHWIQQGADFKGMVKALPAQDTLRLLAAARLQPAGTDNSLAQLPHADESLIAKLNNNYRVLYPVALNAAPLVANWYNKDKFDIASVKELLPVKAQLTEIHLQKMPVTDADLEVLAQFKELRVLNLSFTQVTGKTLGALAKLPHLESLSVSGAPVTLEHLLALKKAPALKKLYVWNTALTAEDMQKAQAAFPQVAVVKGFDNENSERLKLNQPTLVNTNSVFGKNMQLVLKHPVKGVEIRYTTDGSAPDSLQSPVFGDSLLLTQSTVVRAIACKKGWYASDPVQYSFSQSTYRPDSMALTSFPEGQYVGEGAKTLMDEKKGDFNYGNGKWLGFNSRPMDAVVLFAEAVPLKQVSFSTFRHLDAYIFPPEQIEVWGGTDAKHLRLLKKLSPPPGQKGEPNSTITYDCSFPETQVSCLKIVVKPIAKLPQWHPGKGNRGWAFVDEVMFN
- a CDS encoding 6-bladed beta-propeller codes for the protein MERRKFIRAAALATAGFYISHDLLAKTKGPVYGHNGMRYTLDTKWSTADATRFPVKDCHEMVQDKKGRIFLLTNETKNNVLIYNKSGKLLKSWGTEFPGAHGLSLASEGGEEFLLITDTDKHQVYKTTLDGKILLTIDCPMDSGKYTKKEAFVPTETTVADNGDIYIADGYGAQFISRFDRNGKLLAVFGGRGEGTAYLDNAHGITVDRRKGTPTLLVTDRTRNCFKRYSMAGELLEVIELPGACVCRPVIRGQNLYAAVLRSPDMNLEGSGFVTILDKDNKVVSNIGGTEPKYADGRLQRMQQAEKIFIHPHDVCVDDDENIYVAQWASGKAYPYKLGRV
- a CDS encoding DUF1501 domain-containing protein gives rise to the protein MKNEFIERHLNMNRRKFLSNLSLGVGSVALGSLLIPDLFGSSSESEAAFMPGVPHFAPKAKRVIYLFQNGAPSQLESFDYKPKLREMMGQELPASIRMGQRLTGMTAGQSSFPLVGSYYDFQQYGEARAWVSDLFPHTAKIVDDICIVRSMFTEAINHDPALTFFQTGAQQGNRASFGSWASYGLGSENKNLPAFCVLLSRGKGNGQGVYSKLWTNGFLDSIHQGVQFSSGDNPVLYLNNPNGIDSTNRRQMLDQLAALNDQSYQEFGDPEISTKIQQYEMAYRMQTAVPELTDLSKEPDDIIKLYGPECLVPGTFAANCLLARKLSESGVRFIQLYHQGWDQHGNLPNEMAGQAKDVDRASAALITDLKQRGLLDETLVIWGGEFGRTNYCQGKMTADNYGRDHHPRCFSIWMAGGGVKPGIVYGETDEFGYNIVKDPVHVHDFHATVLHLMGLDHEKLIFKHQGRRYRLTDVAGQVLPGLMA
- a CDS encoding PSD1 and planctomycete cytochrome C domain-containing protein, which produces MFHRYVIFAIGLTAAFSSCNTHSQQHTAEVMPDSVDYNFHIRPILSDKCFACHGPDANKREAGLRLDIADSAYKALQESPDLHALVPGNPRASAVYLRITTEDSSLRMPPPTSNMALNAHEIKMIEKWIKQGAKYKPHWAFVPPASPALPAVDDESWPRNEIDRFVLARMEEKGLAPNPQADRERLLKRLSIDLTGLPPSAARMERFAKDTTEKGYERMVDELLADSAYGEKMAIHWMDVARYADSHGYQDDNIRTMWPWRDWVIYAFNKNLSYKDFVTWQLAGDMMPDGGREQLLASGFNRNHKITEEGGVIDEEYRVSYVLDRANTFSKSLIGITMECAQCHDHKYDPFSQKEYFELYAFFNNVKEVGLESTVGGPETYAKKPYMEITKEDLAGTLRFINQQDTNRLIVSVMGDQEEVRKTFVLGRGVYDNPTIEVQPGTPASVMPFNATYPSNRLGLASWLFDPKNPLTARVFVNQMWQQVFGKGIVKSTGDFGMQGDLPSHPQLLDWLAVDFMNHGWDMKRLMKQMVMSQTYRQSATISKDKLEADPDNIYLARGPRFRLPAEMVRDLVLESSGLLVHTIGGPSVKPYQPEGLWELATSGRGQLATYRQDHGESLYRRGLYTFIKRTVPPPSMMLFDASNRDQCEVKRSATNTPLQALIMLNDPTVLEASRVYAGKLLQQGGDAEKNIRQAFRSIVCRTPSLKEMDVLAKYYAQQQSWFKSRPAEAAKLLQHGEYPQAEGLDKPSWAAMMQVITTIYNLEETLSKT